In Leptospira licerasiae serovar Varillal str. VAR 010, the sequence GATCTAACCGTACTTATGGATTTTATCGAATGGCAGAATCCGGATGGAAATTTTATCAGTCGTGCGTATCAGGTTTTTAAGACTGTTGGAGAAAAATTATCCTCTCTCGATTATGAGGAATTACAATCCATGTTGGTGCATAAGAATCGAGGAGATCATCGTCTACAGACGGTGTTAAATCTTTTCGAAAGACATGGAGTTACCTCCGGAGATTTGGAAAGAAGGTCTCTCGTTTTGCGAGGAAAATTGCCCGAAGTTTTAACGGATCCGAAAGTTTTGGAAGAACGAAAGAAGGCGAGTTTGAATCGATTGTATCGGATGCTTATGTATTTAAAGTCCGAAAAATGCAGAAGAGAATTTTTATACGAATATTTCGATGCAACATTTCATTCTTGCGAAAATTGTGATAATTGTTCGAAAGTTTCTTAATGTCCGCCTTAAAAAGATTCTAGATCAATACTTGGTGTCTGGCTTCAGGAGCCTGGGTCTTTAGGATAGACTTTTATATTCTAGGGATCCTGAACGTAAATTTGCTTCCTTTTTTCTCCTCAGATTCCACTGAAATTTTTCCGTTATACGCCTTGATAATGCTATAAACTAAAGGTAAACCTAAACCGGTTCCGGATTCGTTCTTGGTCCCCAAGCGAGTTGACTTTATCTCGGTTAGGAATAAATTCGGGATCATATCTTTGGGCATTCCGATCCCGGTATCTTCCACAAAAAATTCAGGATCATTCTTCTCGTCAGAAAATCCAATACGGATCAAATCGTTCTCTCTGCAGAATTTTATAGAATTTGAAACTAAGTTGATAAATATTTCGGAGAATAAGGTCCGATCCACGTTTAACTTCACATCATCCGGGATCTCGTTTATGATCCGGATCTTCTTAGCTTCCGCTTGCGGGAGAAGTTTGGCCAATACACCTTCTACTTCCGGATATACATAGATCAAGTTATTGTCCAAAGGAAAAGACCCGGATTTGAGTCTGTTCAGGTCCAAAAGTGTCGCTATCATCTCCAAAGATTGGGAAGATGTGTATTCCGCTCTAGAAACCCATTCCAATAAAGATTCATCGTCCAAATGTTCGTAATCGTTTCGGATCAATTGTAGGATACCGATCACTGTGGTGATCGGAGATCTTAAGTCGTGAGTAACTAAGGACAAAAATGTATCTTTGAGTGAATTCGCTTCTTCTGCAATATGTTTTGCCTCAGCCAATTGTTTGGTTCTTTCGGATACTTTTTGTTCCAAGGACTTTTGGAGTTCCTCTAATCTTACGAAAGCATTCGAGAATCTGACGGATAGCATCACGGTTTGGGAGAATAAGAATGCGAGAAGACCCCAGCTAGCCAAATATTCCGCTTTTATGATCAAACTTTGGTTCAGAATATCGTTCAAAGTGGTTAGGAAAAGTATCAAGGAGCCTATTGCGAATAGAATTGCACCTTCTCTTCTTCTGAAAATGCAAAGAGCGATCATTATAAAAAAGTAAACTATACTGGCTCCCACAAAAACTTGAAAGATCCTAATATAACTCATGTATTCCGTAGAAGGAAGGGCAAGTACAAGGACAAAAAATACCGAGCTCACACCTATGAATAGATTATTGAAATAATAGTGGAATTTTTCGTCTGGGAAGACCGCTTTTAAAAAGACTGAAAATAAGGGAAGGGCTGAAACGAAAGTCAAAATATCAAGTTTATGGATGTACACCCAAAAGGAATCAGGCGTAACCTCGTAGATAAATACCGATCCTGTAAAAAATCCTCTTATACTTAGATCTATACAGAATAATCCGAACCAAAGCGCGGATTTGTCCACTCTTCTCATTAAAAATAGGATCAAATGATATAATCCCATAAAAAAAGTTGCCCCGAAAACGACCCATCCAAGCGCTACTTGTCTTTTTTTCTCCTCAAATACCGCTAATGTATTTCCTAACTTGATGGATTTTCTAAGTCCACCAGTTATATGATAAAAATTTGATATTTGTAAAGTTAGTTTTAATTCTTTAGATTCTTCGTCTATTAGAACGATAGGATGCTTGTAGGAAGGAAGCATTTCCTCTCTGGAATTTCCGATCTTACCATTTTCGATCAGCAATTTCCCATTCAGGAATAGTTTGAACGCTGTGGAAACATCTCCGATTTGAAAAGCCAGATCCTTTACTGGTTTGTCGAGTAGAACTGTCAGTCTATATGTTCCGAGACCTTCTCCCTCGTGACTTTTGTTATTTTTTATGAATGAGTTCCATGCTCCAGGAACGGAAATAAGTCCATCCTTTGTAAAAGTCTCCGGAGCCAAGATTGTGTCGGCAAATTCCCAATCGCCATCCAGAGCGACGGTAGAAAAACGGTCCCTATCCCAATCTCTCAGGTCTAAAATCCCATCTTTTGCTTGTGGAGAATAGACATCGGCTTTTTGAGAACATCCAATGAATGCAAAGAGAAATAGTAAATGAAAGACAGACAACCTCATTCTTATATCTGGTCTCCAGTTTATTCCTCGCCTGAACCCTGTATAGAAAATTGCATGAGAATGTTTTTAAAAAAAGACTGAAAACCCCAAGAAGAATCCTCTTAAAATCTCATAGTTCCCGGATCTGGAACCATTACTGAAGGAGATAGAAGAAGGAGAGGAAAGATTGTAACTCATATTCCATTGATCGAAGTGCAAATAACTAAAATATGAAAAAATTTGGTTATATCCTATATGAAATTTCATATTCTCATGGAATTTATATTGGAAAGAGATTTCCGACTCATAACCCCTGAAAATCCCTCTGGTCCCGGCGCTTCCATTCGTAAAAACCAATGTATCCGTGGAAATGATGGGAGTTTTAAAAAATCTAGTCCCTTCGGTATAGAACGTATCTAAGCCGATATAAGCCGAAAAATTCTCGGAGAATTGATAGGAAGATTCAATAGAAATTTGAGGCCCATATGTGTAAAAATATTCTTGGAAAGCACCGTCTAACATGTATTTGCCGTAGGTATATTTGTTGATATTGCGAAGTCCTCCGCCTAGGTATAAGTTCCAATTCTGGATCGGAGAAATGATTTTATAAAAATTCGCTTCAAACTCGGATCTTGCCAATGGAGAGTAATAGGATCTTTCCACAGATAGACCTGTTGAATTAGATCGGATCACATTCGAATTCGGATTTACCAATTCTATTTCGTAATAAGAGATCTCGGCTCTGTAGTTTTTCTCATAATTTTCGAAGCTGAATACCGCAGGTACTAATACTTTTCGATTTTGTTGTAAATGATTCGTTTCTATAGATTCATTCGGATCCGTTTTTTCGGAGTAAGAAGTGAAGTTATAAGGTATAAAGCTGTAGGTTTGCCTCTTTAATAATAATTCGAATTTTTGTTTTTTCCTTTCCGGGGTCCCGTTCTTTGGGGTATCTTCCGAAGATTGTAAATTAGAAATTAAGAATATATTCAATAGAATGAAAACATAATATTTTTGATAAAGATCCATATTCTTCCCTACCTTAAAAGAATGTTTAAAGTTTTCTTTTAAGATATGAAAAGGTCAACGACTATAAAGTTACTGATTCGAAAAGAAATATTATACGTCGGAATACATATTCCGCGGAATTAACTTTCTATATGAAGGGCTGAGAAATTCTGAAAAAGTATAATCGGAAACAATCTTCCGATACACGTGTATGGAAAATGGGAAGAATAGTTGCGGTTCTTTTCTAAGAGGATACAGTGGAAATTAATTACATACACCGAGTTTCTAAGTTGTTAAGAGAAGTTTTGGGAGAGGACGCTTCCGAATCTTTATTGGAATTAACTTATAATATTCATGAAACAGGGAGGAAAAATATGGAAGAATTTCTTTCTCAAAAATTCGATCTGAAACTTTCTGAGGAATCCAAAAATTTACACAATAAGATCACGGAGTTAAAAGTGGAGATTTCGGATTTTCGAGCAGAATTGAAATCTGAACTTTGGAAAGCGGTTGCAAACCTGAATTCTTCGATCGTTTCTCAAACGAGATGGATGATTGCTTGTGTTTTTGCCGTAGGAGGATTCTATTTTACTCTAGCAAAAATTTTCTTTTAAGACAAAAAAAATGGGAACCAATTGGCCTGGATCTTTTGATCTAATTTGTAGATTTACACGGTCCTAGTTTCTTAAAGGTATAGTTTCGGATTTTCTGGTATACTTCCATATCTTTCCTTGGGAGAATTGTATCTTGGAGAAGATATGAATCTATTCATCACTGGAGCTTCCGGCTTCGTAGGCGGTGCGATCGCTCGTCATTTGAAAGAAAAGCATAAGGTAAAAGTGCTGTCCAGATCTCCCAAGACGGACTCCGCCTTATCTCAGCAAGGTTTTGAAATAGTGAGTGGAAGTTTAGGATCTATCACTCCGCAAGATCTCGCAGGTATTGATATCGTAATCCATTGCGCGGCATTTGTTGGTCCCTGGGGGAGTTACCAAGATTTTTGGAAAGGGAATGTGGACGGAACGACTCGATTATTAGAAGCTTCACAAAAGGCAGGAGTCAAACGATTTATACATATGGGAACAGAGGCCGCTCTCTTCTACGGACAAGATATGGTCCAGATAGACGAGACTTATCCGTATCCTAAAAAAACTCCTTATTACTATAGCATTAGCAAAGGAGAGGCGGAAAGAAGAGTAGTTTCCGCAAATCAACCAGGTTTCGAAACGATTGTATTAAGACCGAGATTGGTTTGGGGGCCTGGAGATACCTCAGTTCTTCCTGTTCTCAAAAAAATGGTGGCCGAAGGAAAATTCATGTGGTTGGACGGGGGAAGAGCAAAAACTTCCGTGACATGTATTCCGAATTTGGTTCACGCAACTGAACTTGCTTTAACCAAGGGTGTTCCCGGCCAAATATATTTTATTACAGACGACGAAGATAAAACGGTAAAAACGTTCTTAACGGAGATGATGCAGACGCAAGGAATTACACTTCCTCAGGCTACCATACCGTCTTCTATCGCGGGATTTTTGGCGATGATAGTGGAGGGAATCTGGAGAATATTCCGAATTCGTAAAGAACCTCCAATGATGAGATTCCCTGTAGATATTATGGGAAAAGAATGTACTATTAGGATCGATAAAGCAAAAAAGGAATTAGGATATAAACCTGTGGTTAGCGTGGCGCAAGGTTTACAATTAATGAAAGCCTAACTTTGTAGTTTTAATTTTTGATCTCGGACATTTCTTCTTGGTTACTTTCTATCTTTGCGCTTTTTAAAATTGTATCTAACAAGCCCGGAAATTTCTTTTCCAGGTCATCCTTGCGGATAATGGAAAATCTTTGAGTTCCTTCGTACCTAGTAAAAATCATTCCTGCGTCCCTTAACTTTCCCATATGATACGAAAGGTTGGTTTTCGAGGTATATGTTAGAAAGGTAGAGCAATTGGATTCTCCTTTTTCTGAAAGGTCCAATAGTATCTTCCTTCGGATCGGATCGCTTACCGCCTCGAAAATAGAACTCAATTCTATCTGATCTAAATTGGGATGAGTCGGCTGCTTAGACATTTGAATTTTTTTTCCAGTAATACCTATAAAGTTCAATAATATTTGAACAAAGGATTGACAAGCACTTTCTAAGTTTTGTAGTTCAATAATTGTTGAACTAATGGGAAAGATCCTGGTTTTGCCTTTAAATCGAAAGGTTGGGCAAACGGGACAAAGGAGATTCCTATGATAGAGCTTAGGTCGATTCAGAAAACCTACCAAAGTATTCCGATTTTGCTGTTTTCTTTCTTTTTGATCACTCCTATTTTCGGGGATGAGGTTAGATTGAAATCAGGTAAAATCCTGAAAAATCTGAAGTTGGAGAAGGAAACGGAAGAATATTATATTTTCAGTTTGGAAGATTCTATTCCGGTCCGGATTCCCAAGTCCGAGATAGAAAGTGCTCAGACAGAGAAAAATATCCAAGACTCGAAGGATCATAAACAGGTCCCTCAGAAGAGGAATTACGATCTGATCTGGACCCAATCTTTAACGAATGATGTGTTCATTAACGGAAATAGTCTTTTCGGAAATGCATTCGATAGAAGAGGAGGTCTTCATTATTCGGAAGTTCCTAAATCTTTGATACTGGATACGATGGTGAATATCCCTACGCCAGTGGAAGGTTTGCAACTTATCATCAGGGATTATTCCCCTTTAACCGGAAGAGCGAATCGAGATGTGGATGGAGTTTTTCAATCGCATCCATACGGACCAGGAGTTGATTTGGAGAAGGTTGCGGAAGATCCCAATACGAACAGATTGAGAAAAGAACCTAACGGATTGAGGGAAGGTCTCGCTACTCTTCTAAATTATAGATGGTCTACCAATCGTTTAGGGGATTGGAATGCAGGTTGGATCTATTATGCGAATAACCAGCCTAGTTTTGCTCTAGGGCTTTTTACTTTCGGTTGGGCATTGCCTGTATTGAAATATATTCATCCGACTTATACTTATAATGTGAGAGTAACTTCGGAAAGAATTGGCGGTTCAAGTGTCGCAGGAGAGAAAGACCTGGAATCCGGATATCCTACTAACGCGTTTAATGGTACAACTTTTCATAAATTCTCGATATTCCACGACTATGAGATTACTGAAAATTTTAAGATACAACCAGGGATAGATTTCGGATACCAATACTATAATGATAATATAGATAGAAGGTCCGGATTCAAAAATATAGACTATAAGGTGACCGTAAAGTATTTAGGATTCTCTTTTGCGCTCACCGATGTTTACAGACCGAATACATACATGATAGATAATAATTATTATTATCCAAATAACGTAGGAGGCCAAACGGTCGGAACTGTATCCGGTGCCACCTGGGTAGGTCCATTAACTGGAAACACGAACGATGGCTTGACCATAGATCCTTCTAAGGGGTACGGATTAGTGAATGATTTTATATTAAGTTCCATCCAGAATTCAGGATTGGATCCTAATATAAAACAAGCATTGGTGAATAAACACTTGGAGCAGAAGATCCCACTTCATAGTATTATCTGGTCTTTCGGATATTCAATTAGGATCTAAATAAAAACCGGAAGAGAATATTAGAAATTATGGATCTAATTTTTCTTCCGGTATAAAGGCCGACCCTGGAGTGGTAGGAACTCCTTTAAGGCAAGGATTCGGCGTATTTTTTCAATTTAGTAAAAAATCGATCAGCTTCCGGATAAGTAAGGTGTAAGGCATCGCTATCTTCGTAGATGTCTTTACTATCAATAAACCAAAGGTATTGAGACGGAGGAAAGTTTTTCAGAACAGTTTCTCTTGTCCGTGTTTCTTTTGCGGAAACTAAAATTTCAGGATGCATAGGCATTTCAAAGAATATCGGCCGTACACCTCTCGCCTCTAAATCTTTCAGAGCAGACATTAGATACGTCATTCTCTCATTTAGCTTTTTCTGATCTACCGCAGCTCCATACCAACGTTTTACTTCCAGAAGATGCTCCTGCTTTAATCGTTTAGAAATCTCTATAGCTTCTTTTTCAGACGTAGGTTCCGGTTTTTTCTCCGCGGCAAAAAAACGATCCGTAAATTGTATAACAAATCCTACCGCATAATTCAAGGGTTGTTTTTCAGATCTGAGAACAGGAAAGTTCCTTCTTGTGAAA encodes:
- a CDS encoding sensor histidine kinase: MRLSVFHLLFLFAFIGCSQKADVYSPQAKDGILDLRDWDRDRFSTVALDGDWEFADTILAPETFTKDGLISVPGAWNSFIKNNKSHEGEGLGTYRLTVLLDKPVKDLAFQIGDVSTAFKLFLNGKLLIENGKIGNSREEMLPSYKHPIVLIDEESKELKLTLQISNFYHITGGLRKSIKLGNTLAVFEEKKRQVALGWVVFGATFFMGLYHLILFLMRRVDKSALWFGLFCIDLSIRGFFTGSVFIYEVTPDSFWVYIHKLDILTFVSALPLFSVFLKAVFPDEKFHYYFNNLFIGVSSVFFVLVLALPSTEYMSYIRIFQVFVGASIVYFFIMIALCIFRRREGAILFAIGSLILFLTTLNDILNQSLIIKAEYLASWGLLAFLFSQTVMLSVRFSNAFVRLEELQKSLEQKVSERTKQLAEAKHIAEEANSLKDTFLSLVTHDLRSPITTVIGILQLIRNDYEHLDDESLLEWVSRAEYTSSQSLEMIATLLDLNRLKSGSFPLDNNLIYVYPEVEGVLAKLLPQAEAKKIRIINEIPDDVKLNVDRTLFSEIFINLVSNSIKFCRENDLIRIGFSDEKNDPEFFVEDTGIGMPKDMIPNLFLTEIKSTRLGTKNESGTGLGLPLVYSIIKAYNGKISVESEEKKGSKFTFRIPRI
- a CDS encoding LA_2444/LA_4059 family outer membrane protein, which gives rise to MDLYQKYYVFILLNIFLISNLQSSEDTPKNGTPERKKQKFELLLKRQTYSFIPYNFTSYSEKTDPNESIETNHLQQNRKVLVPAVFSFENYEKNYRAEISYYEIELVNPNSNVIRSNSTGLSVERSYYSPLARSEFEANFYKIISPIQNWNLYLGGGLRNINKYTYGKYMLDGAFQEYFYTYGPQISIESSYQFSENFSAYIGLDTFYTEGTRFFKTPIISTDTLVFTNGSAGTRGIFRGYESEISFQYKFHENMKFHIGYNQIFSYFSYLHFDQWNMSYNLSSPSSISFSNGSRSGNYEILRGFFLGFSVFF
- a CDS encoding LA_3696 family protein, whose protein sequence is MEINYIHRVSKLLREVLGEDASESLLELTYNIHETGRKNMEEFLSQKFDLKLSEESKNLHNKITELKVEISDFRAELKSELWKAVANLNSSIVSQTRWMIACVFAVGGFYFTLAKIFF
- a CDS encoding NAD-dependent epimerase/dehydratase family protein; translation: MNLFITGASGFVGGAIARHLKEKHKVKVLSRSPKTDSALSQQGFEIVSGSLGSITPQDLAGIDIVIHCAAFVGPWGSYQDFWKGNVDGTTRLLEASQKAGVKRFIHMGTEAALFYGQDMVQIDETYPYPKKTPYYYSISKGEAERRVVSANQPGFETIVLRPRLVWGPGDTSVLPVLKKMVAEGKFMWLDGGRAKTSVTCIPNLVHATELALTKGVPGQIYFITDDEDKTVKTFLTEMMQTQGITLPQATIPSSIAGFLAMIVEGIWRIFRIRKEPPMMRFPVDIMGKECTIRIDKAKKELGYKPVVSVAQGLQLMKA
- a CDS encoding ArsR/SmtB family transcription factor gives rise to the protein MSKQPTHPNLDQIELSSIFEAVSDPIRRKILLDLSEKGESNCSTFLTYTSKTNLSYHMGKLRDAGMIFTRYEGTQRFSIIRKDDLEKKFPGLLDTILKSAKIESNQEEMSEIKN